One Triticum urartu cultivar G1812 unplaced genomic scaffold, Tu2.1 TuUngrouped_contig_5935, whole genome shotgun sequence genomic region harbors:
- the LOC125529898 gene encoding uncharacterized protein LOC125529898 — MLLQGCSRTRGHGYHSSTWSCSCGLFISNNAIKPSEVPHRFPFAAPLFGCSRVRGPLCVCMLIWSWNSSLIYCTSGNEGSVHAQSSVASSHKNFYIAGWIGYSQNFIPYTLGIAETTECQRCLWVVLQFVWMYLAVAFMVAAAACQLVLSQGQAPIHATT; from the exons ATGCTGCTGCAGGGTTGTAGTCGTACCCGTGGCCATGGTTATCACTCATCAACTTGGTCGTGCTCATGTGGACTATTTATTTCCAACAATGCCATCAAACCATCAGAG GTTCCTCACCGGTTTCCTTTTGCTGCACCTTTGTTTGGTTGCTCTAGGGTGAGAGGACCTCTCTGCGTCTGTATGCTGATTTGGTCATGGAATTCGAGCCTCATTTACTGCACCTCTG GCAATGAAGGATCAGTACACGCCCAATCTTCTGTGGCCTCCTCTCATAAGAACTTCTACATCGCT GGTTGGATTGGATATTCACAGAACTTTATACCATATACTTTGGGCATTGCTGAAACAACTGAATGTCAAAG GTGCTTATGGGTTGTCCTACAATTTGTGTGGATGTATTTAGCTGTGGCGTTTATGGTAGCTGCAGCAGCTTGTCAATTAGTTCTTAGTCAAGGACAG